One genomic segment of Desulforamulus reducens MI-1 includes these proteins:
- a CDS encoding KOW domain-containing RNA-binding protein, which translates to MQGLVDEVRAGQLVSSTQGRDTERYYLVLSKSDNSFVYVTDGEYRGVEKPKRKNLKHLKIWPVASENIGTKIAAQMKVTNADIRSELAAMMKKLQEEPLLKG; encoded by the coding sequence GTGCAAGGTTTGGTAGATGAAGTGAGGGCCGGGCAATTGGTAAGTTCGACCCAAGGGCGCGATACGGAAAGGTACTACCTGGTTCTAAGCAAGTCTGATAACAGCTTTGTTTATGTTACCGACGGTGAATATCGAGGGGTTGAAAAACCCAAGAGAAAGAACCTTAAGCATCTAAAGATTTGGCCGGTAGCTTCAGAAAATATCGGAACCAAAATAGCTGCCCAAATGAAGGTAACAAATGCTGATATAAGATCAGAACTGGCTGCAATGATGAAAAAACTCCAGGAAGAACCTTTACTCAAAGGGTAA
- the infA gene encoding translation initiation factor IF-1, with the protein MSKNDVIEVEGKVLEPLPNAMFRVELQNGHKVLAHVSGKIRMNFIRILPGDRVTVELSPYDLTRGRIVYRFK; encoded by the coding sequence ATGTCAAAAAATGATGTTATAGAAGTTGAAGGTAAAGTATTAGAGCCGCTTCCGAATGCGATGTTTCGGGTGGAACTTCAGAACGGACACAAGGTATTGGCACATGTATCGGGCAAGATTCGAATGAATTTTATCCGTATACTACCTGGCGACAGGGTTACGGTGGAACTGTCTCCCTATGACTTAACCCGGGGTCGCATCGTTTACCGCTTCAAGTAA
- the rpmJ gene encoding 50S ribosomal protein L36, whose translation MKVRPSVKPICEKCKIIRREGKVMVICENPKHKQKQG comes from the coding sequence ATGAAAGTCAGACCATCGGTTAAACCGATTTGTGAAAAATGCAAGATCATCCGCCGTGAAGGTAAGGTTATGGTTATCTGCGAAAACCCCAAGCACAAGCAAAAGCAAGGGTAA
- the rpsM gene encoding 30S ribosomal protein S13 codes for MARIAGVDLPKDKRAEIALTYIYGIGKPTAQKILAQTGVNPDTRIKDLTEEEVNKLRDYIDKNTKVEGDLRREVALNIKRLIEIGCYRGIRHRRGLPVRGQRTKTNARTRKGPKKTVGARRKK; via the coding sequence ATGGCACGTATTGCCGGGGTGGACCTGCCGAAAGATAAAAGAGCAGAAATCGCTCTTACCTATATTTACGGTATTGGTAAGCCCACCGCTCAAAAAATTCTAGCTCAAACCGGTGTAAATCCGGATACTAGAATCAAAGATTTAACTGAAGAAGAAGTAAACAAACTTAGAGACTATATCGATAAAAACACTAAGGTTGAAGGTGACCTCCGTAGAGAAGTTGCACTTAACATCAAGCGTCTGATTGAGATTGGCTGCTACCGTGGTATCAGACACCGTCGCGGACTTCCTGTTCGCGGTCAGCGCACAAAGACCAACGCTCGTACCCGTAAGGGTCCCAAAAAGACCGTTGGTGCACGCAGGAAGAAGTAA
- the rpsK gene encoding 30S ribosomal protein S11 translates to MARRQVRTKRKDKKNVEQGVAHIKSTFNNTIVTITDLKGNTLGWSSAGQVGFKGSRKSTPFAAQMAAEAAAKDAMEHGLKEVEVTVKGPGSGREAAIRSLQAAGLEVNMIKDVTPIPHNGCRPPKRRRV, encoded by the coding sequence ATGGCTCGTCGCCAAGTAAGAACTAAACGTAAAGATAAGAAAAACGTTGAACAAGGTGTGGCACATATCAAGTCCACCTTTAACAATACCATTGTTACCATCACCGACCTTAAGGGCAACACTCTTGGCTGGTCCAGCGCTGGTCAGGTTGGTTTTAAGGGTTCTCGTAAAAGCACTCCCTTTGCCGCCCAAATGGCTGCAGAAGCCGCTGCCAAAGATGCGATGGAACACGGCTTGAAAGAAGTAGAGGTTACCGTTAAGGGACCCGGTTCCGGACGTGAAGCTGCAATTCGTTCCTTGCAAGCTGCTGGTCTGGAAGTAAACATGATCAAAGATGTTACTCCAATTCCGCATAATGGTTGCCGGCCGCCTAAACGCCGGAGAGTGTAA
- the rpsD gene encoding 30S ribosomal protein S4 — MARYTGPHCRQCRREGLKLYLKGDRCYTGKCAIDRRSYAPGQHGQGRKKVSEYGIQLRAKQKARRIYGVLEKPFRNYFEHAERQPGITGENLLRLLERRLDNVVYRLGLGASRVEARQLVRHGHFTVNGKKVNIPSFQVRVGDEIAVREKSKASPRIKELVERAADRTTPAWLEYDGQEAKGRVIALPSRDQIDAPVEEHLIVELYSR, encoded by the coding sequence ATGGCAAGATACACTGGTCCACACTGCCGTCAATGTCGGCGTGAAGGCCTGAAACTGTATTTAAAGGGAGACCGCTGCTACACCGGGAAATGTGCAATTGACCGTCGTAGCTATGCTCCCGGACAACATGGTCAAGGTCGTAAGAAGGTTTCTGAATATGGTATTCAGTTACGTGCAAAGCAAAAAGCGCGTCGTATCTACGGCGTACTGGAAAAGCCTTTCCGTAACTACTTCGAGCATGCAGAGCGTCAACCCGGTATTACCGGTGAAAACCTACTGCGTCTGTTAGAGCGTCGCTTGGATAATGTAGTTTACCGTCTGGGCCTGGGTGCTTCCAGAGTTGAAGCAAGACAACTGGTTCGTCACGGTCATTTTACCGTAAACGGTAAGAAGGTAAATATTCCATCCTTCCAGGTTCGCGTAGGAGATGAAATTGCTGTTCGTGAAAAGAGTAAGGCCTCTCCCCGTATCAAAGAATTAGTTGAGAGAGCCGCTGACCGTACTACTCCAGCTTGGTTAGAGTATGATGGGCAGGAAGCTAAAGGCAGAGTTATTGCATTACCCAGCCGGGATCAAATCGACGCTCCGGTTGAAGAGCATCTAATTGTCGAGCTGTATTCCAGGTAA
- a CDS encoding DNA-directed RNA polymerase subunit alpha, with the protein MLEIEKPKIEIVEQSEDNTYGKFVVEPLERGYGITLGNSLRRILLSSLPGAAVTSVKIEGVLHEFATVPGVQEDVTDIILNLKNLCLKIHSDEEKVLRVEAQTEGPVTAGDIIHDADVEILNPDLHLATLDTGGRLFMEISVNKGRGYSSAEKNKKGEHIIGVIPIDSIYTPVRRVNYNVENTRVGQITDYDKLTLEVWTNGSIRPDEATSLSAKILSEHLRLFIGLTETVNDVEIMVEKEEEQKDKILEMTIEELDMSVRSYNCLKRAGINTVEELIQRNEEDMMKVRNLGKKSLEEVINKLHELGLSLRQEDE; encoded by the coding sequence TTGTTGGAGATTGAAAAGCCGAAGATTGAGATTGTAGAACAGAGTGAGGATAACACATACGGTAAATTTGTAGTAGAACCTCTGGAGCGGGGTTACGGGATTACCCTGGGCAACTCTCTTCGCAGGATTCTACTATCCTCCCTGCCTGGAGCTGCTGTTACATCCGTTAAAATCGAGGGTGTATTGCACGAGTTTGCCACAGTTCCGGGGGTTCAGGAGGATGTTACCGATATTATTCTAAACCTGAAAAATCTTTGCCTTAAGATTCACAGCGACGAGGAAAAAGTTCTTCGGGTGGAAGCACAAACCGAAGGTCCCGTCACTGCCGGTGATATTATTCACGATGCCGATGTGGAAATCTTAAACCCTGATTTGCATCTGGCAACCCTTGACACCGGTGGACGGCTGTTTATGGAAATTTCTGTAAACAAAGGCCGGGGATATTCTTCAGCAGAGAAGAATAAAAAGGGTGAGCATATAATTGGGGTTATACCCATCGACTCCATCTATACACCGGTGCGTAGGGTGAACTACAATGTGGAAAATACCCGTGTAGGTCAGATTACGGACTATGACAAGCTCACTCTTGAGGTCTGGACCAACGGCAGTATCCGACCGGACGAGGCTACCAGCCTATCTGCCAAAATTTTAAGTGAACATTTACGGCTGTTTATTGGTTTAACTGAAACAGTCAACGATGTTGAAATTATGGTGGAAAAAGAAGAGGAGCAAAAGGACAAGATTCTCGAGATGACCATTGAGGAACTTGATATGTCTGTACGCTCCTATAACTGCCTAAAACGGGCTGGCATAAACACTGTTGAAGAACTGATTCAGCGTAACGAAGAGGATATGATGAAAGTTCGTAACCTCGGTAAGAAGTCGCTGGAAGAAGTGATAAATAAATTGCATGAACTAGGCCTGTCGCTTAGGCAAGAGGATGAGTAA
- the rplQ gene encoding 50S ribosomal protein L17: protein MGYRRFGLTTGHRKAMLRNLVTSLFRDERIETTGPRAKDVRSIAEKLVTVAKKGDLAARRQCLEYIYEEDVVRKLFDTIAPQYAERQGGYTRIIKVGYRRGDAAEMVLLELV from the coding sequence GTGGGCTATCGTAGATTTGGTTTAACCACTGGCCATCGCAAAGCTATGCTGAGAAACCTCGTTACCTCTTTATTCCGGGATGAACGGATTGAAACTACCGGACCCAGAGCTAAAGATGTACGCAGCATTGCTGAGAAGCTGGTTACTGTTGCCAAGAAGGGCGATCTGGCTGCTCGCCGCCAGTGCTTAGAATACATCTATGAAGAAGATGTAGTAAGAAAACTTTTTGATACCATCGCTCCCCAATATGCTGAGCGCCAAGGCGGATACACTCGTATTATTAAAGTGGGTTATCGCCGGGGTGACGCAGCTGAAATGGTGCTGTTGGAACTAGTATAA
- a CDS encoding energy-coupling factor transporter ATPase, protein MSTPIISVQDVSYSYPETGKKQALADINMKVYQGEMIALLGPNGSGKSTLARLLNGLLLPVKGEVIVDGLLSSDNQYTWEIRRKVGMVFQNPDNQLVAALVEEELAFGMENLGISPEEMKRRIRKISERMELSEYLEFPPHRLSGGQKQRVAIASVLALEPEVLVLDEPTSMLDPGGRKRVMLELERLKQRGTTIVLVTHDMTEAVMADRVMVLEQGKLAFQGSPVQCFSKIEWLRKIGLELPPATELARRLKLKGLPVPTSPLHVSDWIEYLCPQL, encoded by the coding sequence ATGAGTACACCTATCATATCCGTACAAGATGTATCCTACAGCTACCCGGAAACCGGTAAAAAACAAGCTCTGGCAGACATAAATATGAAGGTTTATCAAGGTGAAATGATTGCGCTGCTAGGACCCAATGGTTCCGGCAAATCGACCCTAGCCAGGCTTTTAAATGGCTTATTGTTACCAGTTAAGGGTGAAGTAATTGTCGATGGGCTGCTATCCTCGGATAACCAGTACACCTGGGAAATACGTCGTAAAGTGGGCATGGTCTTTCAAAACCCCGATAACCAACTGGTAGCTGCATTGGTGGAAGAGGAATTGGCCTTTGGTATGGAGAACCTGGGTATTTCTCCAGAGGAAATGAAAAGGCGTATCCGTAAAATAAGTGAAAGAATGGAATTGTCAGAATATCTGGAGTTTCCACCGCACAGGTTATCTGGCGGACAAAAACAGCGAGTGGCCATTGCCTCTGTCTTGGCCTTGGAACCAGAAGTACTGGTTCTGGATGAGCCTACCTCTATGCTGGATCCCGGAGGAAGAAAAAGGGTAATGCTGGAACTGGAAAGATTGAAACAAAGGGGTACAACCATTGTGTTGGTAACCCATGATATGACAGAAGCTGTTATGGCAGATCGAGTGATGGTTCTGGAACAGGGGAAACTGGCCTTTCAGGGATCACCAGTCCAATGCTTTTCAAAAATAGAATGGTTAAGGAAAATTGGACTAGAATTACCGCCAGCCACGGAACTTGCCCGACGTTTAAAGCTAAAGGGTTTGCCAGTGCCTACTTCACCATTACATGTATCAGATTGGATTGAATATCTATGTCCCCAGTTATAG
- a CDS encoding energy-coupling factor transporter ATPase — protein MSPVIEINKLNVIYAAGTPMERQALSEISLLVSKGEFRAIIGPQGSGKSTLLQVMAGLITGEGTVKIAGLDLSAKKNRVQLWRQVGVVFQYPEKQLFEDTVWNDVAYGPQNLGLKQDEVKSRVQMALDKVKLEEEYFHISPFKLSGGQQRRVAIAGILAMEPKILLLDEPTAGLDPQGRQQLMGMFSSLCKKEKVTVVLVTHDMEEVANRADRVTVLQRGKLIMEGTPREVFCRGEELASAGLSVPFAAELATSLRVKGFNIKNLATLQEAERELERILKAKR, from the coding sequence ATGTCCCCAGTTATAGAAATTAACAAACTGAACGTTATCTATGCTGCTGGAACTCCCATGGAACGACAAGCCCTAAGTGAAATTAGTTTGCTGGTGTCAAAGGGTGAATTTCGGGCTATTATAGGGCCCCAGGGATCAGGTAAGTCAACGCTGCTACAAGTGATGGCTGGCTTAATTACAGGCGAGGGAACGGTAAAAATTGCAGGACTAGACCTTAGTGCTAAGAAAAATCGAGTTCAATTATGGCGGCAGGTGGGTGTTGTTTTCCAGTATCCAGAAAAACAGTTATTTGAGGACACAGTATGGAATGATGTAGCCTACGGACCTCAAAACCTGGGCCTCAAGCAGGACGAGGTCAAAAGCAGAGTTCAAATGGCCCTGGATAAGGTAAAACTGGAGGAAGAATACTTTCATATTTCACCCTTTAAGCTTAGTGGCGGGCAACAGCGAAGAGTTGCCATAGCCGGGATTTTAGCCATGGAGCCCAAGATATTACTGCTAGATGAACCAACAGCTGGCTTAGACCCCCAGGGGAGGCAACAGTTGATGGGGATGTTTTCTAGCCTTTGTAAAAAAGAAAAAGTAACCGTAGTGCTGGTAACCCATGATATGGAGGAGGTTGCTAACCGGGCTGATCGTGTAACTGTTTTGCAACGGGGGAAGCTGATCATGGAAGGGACACCGCGGGAGGTATTTTGCCGAGGAGAGGAACTGGCGTCCGCTGGACTTTCAGTTCCTTTTGCAGCAGAACTTGCCACTTCTCTAAGAGTGAAGGGATTTAATATAAAAAATCTTGCCACCCTACAGGAGGCAGAACGGGAACTGGAGAGAATACTAAAGGCTAAGCGATAA
- a CDS encoding energy-coupling factor transporter transmembrane component T family protein, which translates to MFLFSNITVGQYYPTKSIIHHMDPRAKLLAMPLIIAAVLLANHRLGYLITATMVFLAVALARVPMVSFLRGMKFLWLFLLISLILQTLTYPGEVLWQWGFLAVSREGLLLGLKLAYQLTLLILTAMLLTMTTTPVNLTGALEKLFQPFKPLGLPAHELAMMMAIALRFIPTLLEEAEAIMKAQQARGGSIAAGKLGPRLKAAVALLVPLLAGSLRRADELALAMEARCYRGDQGRTKLKQYQYKMMDFLILIVVAVITAMVILNRWGII; encoded by the coding sequence TTGTTCCTTTTTTCAAACATAACAGTTGGTCAGTATTATCCTACAAAATCCATTATTCATCATATGGATCCCCGGGCAAAGCTTTTGGCCATGCCTCTGATTATTGCAGCGGTACTCCTGGCGAATCACAGGCTGGGTTATTTAATAACGGCTACCATGGTATTTTTGGCAGTGGCCTTGGCTAGGGTACCTATGGTTTCCTTCTTACGGGGGATGAAATTTCTCTGGCTGTTTCTATTGATTAGTCTTATATTACAGACCCTTACTTATCCAGGCGAAGTATTATGGCAGTGGGGTTTTTTAGCCGTAAGCCGGGAGGGCTTACTATTGGGCTTAAAGCTCGCTTACCAATTAACTTTACTGATTTTGACAGCCATGCTGTTGACCATGACCACCACCCCGGTTAACCTGACCGGAGCCTTGGAGAAACTTTTCCAGCCCTTTAAGCCCTTGGGGTTACCAGCCCATGAACTGGCCATGATGATGGCCATCGCACTGCGGTTTATACCCACATTACTAGAGGAAGCTGAAGCGATCATGAAGGCGCAGCAGGCCAGAGGGGGAAGCATTGCTGCCGGGAAACTTGGCCCTAGGTTAAAAGCTGCTGTGGCTTTGTTAGTACCACTACTGGCTGGCTCTCTGAGGAGAGCGGACGAACTGGCCCTAGCAATGGAGGCACGCTGTTATCGGGGAGACCAAGGCCGTACAAAGCTCAAGCAGTACCAATATAAAATGATGGACTTCCTGATACTTATTGTTGTTGCAGTGATAACAGCCATGGTTATCCTGAATCGTTGGGGCATAATATAG
- the trpE gene encoding anthranilate synthase component I has translation MYNPSFTEYRSLAEEYNLIPVYREYLADTETPVSVYEKLAPMGPSFLLESVEGGITLARYSFIGCQCFLSYRFHQGRAEYRGLAGKVRLHGGPLQALEGVLSRFRTPELSGLPRFTSGAVGYFGYDMIRHLEHLPNKKEDELNLPICQLMFPGVVLAFDHVKRTLLIIANHPLSGSPEESYREAIKKIDRVAERIFQQEKINYSPKSNAQGYPMNQINQFLAEKSSITKEHFEEAVQKAKKHIQAGDIFQVVLSQRFTLPFSGQPLHLYRRLRAINPSPYLYYLDFGDFSLVGASPEMLVRLEGNQVITHPIAGTRPRGKQREEDNLLAEQLLADEKERAEHLMLVDLGRNDLGRVCLPGTVKVSQFMKVERYSHVMHLVSHVEGQMEKANNSLGVLAACFPAGTVTGAPKIRAMQIIDDLEPLARGPYAGAVGYVDFAGNLDTAIIIRTAILREGKAYIQSGAGIVADSDPTKEYEETLHKARAMASAVLAATNEEGERFYAGCTG, from the coding sequence TTGTATAATCCTTCCTTTACGGAGTATCGTTCATTAGCCGAAGAATATAACTTAATTCCAGTTTACAGGGAGTATCTGGCCGACACCGAAACCCCAGTTTCAGTTTACGAAAAACTGGCGCCCATGGGCCCCAGCTTCTTACTAGAGAGTGTTGAGGGGGGAATAACCCTGGCCCGGTATTCTTTTATTGGCTGCCAGTGTTTTTTAAGCTATCGATTTCACCAAGGACGAGCGGAGTATAGGGGGTTAGCTGGCAAGGTTCGATTACATGGGGGGCCACTACAGGCACTGGAGGGGGTCCTAAGCAGGTTTCGTACACCAGAATTATCTGGCTTGCCCCGCTTTACTTCCGGTGCGGTGGGTTATTTTGGTTATGACATGATACGCCATCTGGAACACCTACCCAATAAGAAGGAGGATGAACTTAATTTACCCATCTGCCAGCTTATGTTTCCCGGAGTGGTGCTGGCCTTCGATCATGTAAAGCGAACGTTATTAATTATTGCCAATCATCCTCTCAGTGGATCTCCGGAGGAATCCTACAGGGAAGCCATAAAAAAAATAGACCGAGTGGCAGAAAGAATTTTTCAGCAAGAAAAAATCAACTATTCTCCCAAGTCCAATGCCCAGGGATATCCAATGAACCAAATAAATCAATTCTTAGCTGAAAAATCATCCATAACCAAAGAACATTTTGAAGAAGCTGTCCAAAAAGCGAAAAAACATATTCAGGCAGGCGACATATTTCAGGTGGTATTATCACAGCGGTTTACGTTGCCCTTTTCCGGCCAACCCCTTCACCTATACAGAAGACTACGCGCTATTAATCCTTCGCCCTACCTCTATTATCTTGATTTTGGGGACTTTTCCCTAGTGGGGGCTTCACCGGAAATGCTGGTGCGTCTGGAAGGCAACCAAGTAATCACCCATCCCATTGCTGGTACCAGGCCAAGGGGAAAGCAGCGGGAAGAAGATAACCTGCTGGCAGAGCAGTTACTGGCCGATGAAAAGGAACGGGCAGAACATTTGATGTTGGTAGATTTAGGACGTAATGACTTGGGTAGGGTTTGTTTGCCAGGCACTGTCAAGGTTAGCCAATTCATGAAAGTCGAACGATACTCCCATGTGATGCATCTGGTTTCCCATGTGGAAGGGCAAATGGAGAAAGCTAACAACAGCCTTGGGGTATTGGCAGCCTGTTTTCCTGCAGGTACTGTAACCGGAGCTCCCAAAATCAGGGCCATGCAAATTATTGACGATTTGGAACCCCTAGCGAGGGGGCCCTACGCCGGGGCCGTAGGCTATGTGGACTTTGCCGGCAACCTTGATACAGCCATCATCATCCGCACAGCCATCCTACGGGAGGGCAAAGCATACATACAGTCAGGTGCCGGCATTGTGGCAGATTCCGATCCAACCAAGGAGTATGAAGAAACACTGCATAAAGCCAGGGCCATGGCATCGGCAGTACTAGCAGCAACCAATGAGGAGGGGGAGAGGTTTTATGCTGGCTGTACTGGATAA
- a CDS encoding anthranilate synthase component II, which yields MLAVLDNYDSFTYNLVQLVRELGQEVRVYRNDAVSLKELLSPEIKGLIISPGPGRPEQAGICQEAVRYLVGKLPILGVCLGHQVIAQSLGGRVVPAARLMHGKTSAICHDNRGLYSNIPQQFVAARYHSLAVEEKSLPTCLKVTARTKEGEVMGIRHQHYPVEGVQFHPESIATTCGKDLLSNFINQSS from the coding sequence ATGCTGGCTGTACTGGATAACTATGATTCCTTTACCTATAACCTGGTTCAGTTAGTTAGAGAATTAGGCCAAGAGGTAAGGGTTTATCGAAACGATGCTGTTAGCTTGAAAGAATTGTTGTCGCCTGAAATAAAGGGCTTAATTATTTCACCGGGACCGGGGCGACCCGAGCAAGCAGGAATCTGCCAGGAGGCCGTCCGCTATTTGGTGGGTAAACTTCCTATTCTAGGGGTTTGTTTGGGGCATCAAGTCATTGCCCAATCCCTGGGGGGAAGGGTAGTTCCAGCAGCAAGGTTGATGCATGGCAAAACTTCTGCTATTTGCCATGATAATAGAGGTCTCTACAGTAACATTCCCCAACAATTTGTTGCTGCACGGTATCATTCACTGGCGGTAGAAGAAAAGAGCTTACCCACCTGTTTAAAGGTCACGGCCCGCACGAAGGAGGGTGAGGTGATGGGAATTCGACATCAGCATTACCCGGTGGAGGGAGTCCAGTTCCATCCGGAATCCATTGCAACCACCTGTGGTAAAGATTTACTAAGCAATTTTATTAATCAGAGTTCATGA
- the trpD gene encoding anthranilate phosphoribosyltransferase — translation MITEAIQKVVAGINLSEAEAMETMQEVMEGKATQAQIASLLTALHLKGETVPEITGFARTMRTKVIRVQTKRRNLVDTCGTGGDGANTFNISTACAFVLAGAGLPVAKHGNRSVSSKCGSADVLEQLGVFVQLTPEEAGLCLDQVGIAFLFAPLLHGAMKYAAAPRKEIGIRTVFNILGPLTNPAFAENQVLGVYSSDLAPVLAQVLANLGTKRSFVIHGCGGLDEISLAGEALVYEVKDNQVKEMIIDPMDYGLDRAPISALAGGDAKRNARMIKNILSGAPGPQRDTIIINAALGLIAGGLVRDLAMGIRLAEQIIDEGYALKKLNLLVEFSQTLVGRRSAAL, via the coding sequence GTGATTACTGAAGCTATTCAAAAAGTTGTAGCAGGGATAAACCTGTCTGAGGCCGAGGCGATGGAAACCATGCAAGAGGTAATGGAAGGAAAGGCCACTCAGGCCCAAATTGCCAGCCTTTTAACAGCCCTGCATTTAAAGGGGGAAACTGTACCAGAAATTACAGGTTTTGCACGAACCATGCGTACTAAGGTTATTCGAGTGCAGACCAAGCGAAGGAATCTGGTGGATACCTGCGGTACAGGTGGCGACGGGGCCAATACCTTTAATATTTCGACGGCCTGTGCCTTTGTGTTGGCCGGCGCGGGGCTGCCTGTGGCCAAACATGGCAATCGCTCTGTTTCTAGCAAGTGCGGCAGTGCAGATGTGCTGGAGCAACTGGGCGTTTTCGTACAGTTAACTCCGGAGGAAGCAGGGCTTTGCCTTGATCAAGTTGGAATAGCCTTCCTTTTTGCACCCCTCCTGCATGGAGCCATGAAATACGCTGCAGCTCCTAGAAAGGAAATAGGTATTCGTACGGTTTTTAATATATTAGGTCCTCTTACCAATCCGGCCTTTGCGGAGAACCAAGTGCTAGGGGTTTATTCTTCAGACTTAGCCCCGGTTTTAGCCCAGGTGTTGGCTAACCTGGGTACCAAGCGATCCTTTGTAATCCATGGGTGCGGTGGCCTGGATGAAATATCTTTAGCCGGTGAGGCACTGGTGTATGAAGTGAAGGACAATCAGGTAAAGGAAATGATTATAGATCCCATGGATTACGGCTTAGACAGGGCACCTATCTCAGCCCTGGCAGGGGGAGATGCCAAAAGGAATGCCAGAATGATAAAAAATATTCTAAGCGGTGCACCGGGCCCCCAACGGGACACCATTATTATCAATGCAGCTTTGGGACTGATAGCCGGTGGATTGGTAAGGGATTTGGCAATGGGTATTCGGCTGGCGGAACAAATTATTGATGAGGGCTATGCCTTGAAAAAGTTAAATCTTTTGGTGGAGTTTAGCCAAACACTGGTTGGGAGGAGGTCCGCAGCCCTTTGA
- the trpC gene encoding indole-3-glycerol phosphate synthase TrpC produces MILEKIKEKKREEIRQLLLTANVAHMKKKILELPPARDFRKALYNQGQVSLIAEIKKASPSKGLLCPNFDHRQLAHIYQSNGAAALSVLTDENFFLGKLTYLEEIKQQSSLPLLRKDFILDPVQLYQSRLAGADAVLLIAGLLTPGELSQLFLLCREIGMQALVEVHTQEELQRVLTTDAKLIGINNRDLSTFQTNLATTAKLLEQVQIEDITIVSESGIAQKEDIKFLKSLGVHGVLVGEALVTAQDIAKKVQEIVVAGGRGEA; encoded by the coding sequence TTGATTCTGGAAAAAATTAAAGAAAAGAAAAGAGAAGAAATTCGGCAACTACTTCTTACTGCCAATGTAGCCCACATGAAAAAGAAAATTTTGGAGTTACCCCCAGCCAGAGATTTTCGAAAGGCCCTTTATAATCAGGGACAGGTAAGCCTCATTGCAGAAATTAAGAAGGCCTCCCCTTCAAAGGGGCTGCTTTGCCCAAACTTTGATCATCGCCAACTGGCCCATATATACCAGTCCAATGGAGCTGCAGCGTTATCAGTTTTAACAGATGAGAACTTTTTCTTAGGAAAATTGACTTATCTGGAGGAAATAAAGCAACAAAGCAGCCTACCCCTTCTAAGGAAAGATTTTATTCTTGACCCTGTGCAGCTTTATCAAAGCCGACTGGCTGGAGCAGATGCAGTTTTATTAATTGCCGGGCTGCTTACCCCCGGCGAGCTTAGTCAATTATTTTTGTTATGCCGAGAAATTGGTATGCAAGCATTGGTGGAAGTACATACCCAAGAGGAATTACAACGGGTACTGACTACGGATGCAAAGTTGATTGGCATTAATAATCGGGATCTCTCCACCTTTCAAACCAATTTGGCAACCACCGCAAAACTGCTGGAGCAGGTACAAATAGAGGATATTACCATTGTCAGTGAAAGTGGTATTGCCCAAAAAGAGGATATAAAATTTCTAAAATCCCTGGGGGTTCATGGGGTTCTGGTGGGAGAAGCTCTGGTAACCGCCCAGGATATTGCTAAAAAGGTGCAGGAAATTGTTGTGGCAGGCGGAAGGGGTGAAGCTTGA